A DNA window from Brassica napus cultivar Da-Ae chromosome C1, Da-Ae, whole genome shotgun sequence contains the following coding sequences:
- the LOC106376978 gene encoding tetraspanin-3 → MRSSNHLIGMVNFLTFLLSIPILGGGIWLSSRANSTDCLRFLQWPLIVIGISIMVVSLAGFAGACYRNKFLMWLYLVAMLLIIAALIGFIIFAYAVTDKGSGRTVLNRGYLDYYLQDYSGWLKDRVSDDGYWGKISSCIRDSGACRKIGRNFNGAPESADMFFQRSLSPVESGCCKPPSDCGYAYGNETFWTQGGGLVGANPDCMLWNNEQSMLCYQCSACKAGVLGSLKKSWRKVSVINIVVLIILVIFYVIAYAAYRNVKRIDNDEPAGEARMTKSHPSHFHL, encoded by the exons ATGAGATCGAGCAACCATCTAATAGGTATGGTCAACTTCCTCACCTTCCTCCTATCGATCCCCATCCTCGGCGGAGGGATATGGCTAAGCAGCAGAGCTAACTCAACCGACTGTTTACGTTTCCTCCAGTGGCCACTCATCGTCATCGGAATCTCCATCATGGTCGTATCACTTGCCGGATTCGCCGGAGCTTGTTACCGTAACAAGTTCCTCATGTGGCTATACCTCGTGGCCATGCTTCTCATCATCGCAGCCTTGATAGGATTCATCATCTTTGCTTACGCAGTCACTGATAAAGGATCTGGCCGAACCGTGCTTAACCGGGGTTATCTTGACTATTATCTTCAAGATTATTCCGGTTGGTTGAAGGATAGGGTCTCGGATGATGGATACTGGGGAAAAATCAGCTCGTGTATTAGAGATTCTGGAGCTTGTAGGAAGATCGGAAGGAACTTTAATGGCGCCCCTGAAAGTGCTGATATGTTCTTCCAGAGAAGCCTTAGCCCTGTTGAG TCTGGCTGTTGCAAGCCGCCATCAGATTGCGGGTATGCATATGGTAACGAGACATTTTGGACGCAAGGAGGAGGGCTCGTAGGTGCAAACCCGGACTGTATGTTGTGGAATAACGAGCAGAGCATGCTCTGTTACCAGTGCAGTGCTTGTAAAGCAGGTGTTCTagggagcttgaagaagagctGGAGAAAAGTGTCTGTGATCAACATCGTGGTGCTTATTATTCTCGTGATCTTCTACGTTATCGCTTATGCGGCTTACAGGAATGTCAAGAGGATTGATAACGATGAGCCGGCCGGTGAGGCTAGGATGACAAAATCACACCCTAGTCATTTCCACCTTTGA